A portion of the Mytilus galloprovincialis chromosome 12, xbMytGall1.hap1.1, whole genome shotgun sequence genome contains these proteins:
- the LOC143055439 gene encoding uncharacterized protein LOC143055439 has translation MDCFLCRRPKMIRIKKPNARVVKKGYLKIYERGCLYDGWNSRFFVLFEDSSLLWYENQNSYHHNGGIKLKMVANFMAVGPMCLHTSKLPKLPNGKQVVHLMGIPNIFKRGTRKENINMNWILFDGGDEDMKAWLEAIKVTLPPPPPRPARPYPPNNNVQPTAPTPPYNVTNYHPPNEAAPLIVHTHNTYGGGDSSLATGMLVGAAIGYGLGGFGPGMGWDWGWGWGPNPYSGYWGGWDEGGTVDIDYADYDFGDNMDYGYADSDIGEFEDGDFGGDDGGFYGGDGEGYTNDYGGGYNDSFTGADGGGYDGDYGGGDGSGFAGNEDGGYADNYAGGDDGGGDYGGDGGGCGGGCGGD, from the exons ATGGATTGTTTTCTTTGTCGTCGTCCAAAAATGATAAGAATTAAAA AACCAAACGCACGAGTGGTCAAAAAAGGTTACCTGAAGATTTATGAAC gAGGGTGTTTATATGATGGATGGAACTCGCGATTCTTTGTGTTATTTGAGGACAGTAGTTTATTATGGTATGAAAACCAAAATAGTTACCATCACAATGGAGGCATCAAATTAAAG ATGGTTGCTAATTTTATGGCGGTTGGCCCAATGTGCCTTCATACAAGTAAACTCCCAAAACTTCCGAACGGTAAACAGGTAGTTCATCTCATGGGAATACCAAATATATTCAAGAGGGGAACcagaaaagaaaacattaatatgAACTGGATTTTATTTGATGGAGGTGATGAAGATATGAA GGCGTGGTTAGAAGCTATTAAAGTAACT CTTCCTCCGCCTCCTCCTAGACCGGCTCGTCCTTATCCCCCTAACAACAATGTACAACCAACTGCACCAACTCCACCCTACAATGTCACGAATT ACCATCCTCCAAATGAGGCCGCCCCTCTGATTGTACACACACATAATACATACGGTGGTGGTGATTCAAGCTTGGCCACAG GAATGCTTGTTGGAGCTGCAATAGGATATGGCCTTGGTGGTTTTGGACCAGGTATGGGGTGGGACTGGGGTTGGGGATGGGGACCAAATCCCTACAGTGGTTACTGGGGAGGTTGGGATGAAGGTGGCACCGTTGATATAGATTACGCTGACTATGACTTCGGTGACAACATGGATTATGGGTATGCTGACAGTGATATTGGTGAATTTGAAGATGGTGATTTTGGTGGTGACGACGGTGGTTTTTATGGTGGTGATGGTGAGGGCTATACTAATGACTATGGCGGTGGTTACAACGATAGTTTTACTGGTGCGGATGGTGGAGGATATGACGGTGATTATGGCGGTGGTGACGGCAGTGGTTTCGCCGGTAATGAAGATGGCGGTTATGCTGATAACTATGCTGGAGGTGATGACGGTGGTGGTGATTATGGAGGGGATGGCGGTGGATGCGGAGGAGGATGCGGGGGAGATTAG